ttaaatacatCTCATAAAAAAGGACAATTTCACCTCCCATTACGtctttgacaagtttttttaacaaaaataactttGTTATTACATTTATGTATTTCGATAATAAGTGAGAGTTGGTAACCCTTCTAATATATTGTATAATAAATGAGCCTTCTTCACTGAAATGTAGTGATACTTGGCAGTGTAgttgtgattgctttttaaataggtttttgtgttaaaatatatattaatgatgtttttttaattttttaaaaaatcatttttgacattaacatcaaaatgatttgaaaacatttaaaacatattaatttgaagttaataaaaaaataaaaaaaattttatttttttttttaaatatttttgaaaacgcataaacaacaaaaaaatccgAAAGTCTTAGATGAACACGCGTGTTGCTTTGCTTTGGTCCTCTTCTTATATTCTATTGCTCTATCTTTTCAATGCGGTGTGGAAGGAATCTAGAAAGGACAGGTCTTGGCGAAGCAAAAGCAGTGCAAATAGCGTCTCTGGAGAATAAGGAGGGAGAAGCTGATTCTCTTCTTGAGCAAATTGTAAACAGTAGTGGCGCTATTCCTTCTGTAATaacattcttttcattttttttaaactccaCCCCCACATGATTTATTGCTTGATTGATTCAGAAAACACCACCTTGCCTGCCCACACAGGtgcccatttctttttttctggggTTTTGACTCGTTCTCCCTACGACTCCAACAAGTCAGCCAATCGCAGATTAACAATAACACTGTTTACTCATAGTGATTTATGCTGTGTTGCTGATCAAATCATTTGATCGagtgaaaagaagagaagaaaggaagGAGTGATGTGGCCCGTGGTAGTAATATTTGCTGGTGGCTTTCTTTCTGGCCTGCTCGCTCTTGTTGCTTTACAAGCTCTGggtgtttatgttttgattaaaaGATTGAATCGAAAGACTCAACAACAACAAGCAtcacattcttcttcttctcctccacaTCATCAAGACCTCGATCCCCAACAGTCCCTTGATTATGCCCATAACAAGAAGGTATCTCTCTCTGGTATCTTTCAATTATAACGTCtagtttttttacattttcttcCTTCAATTCTTGTCAAAATggtatcttttatttatttatttgttgcgaAAGAATGATGCTTTCTTGTTATATTATCTTCTTTTGATTTGAGTATTGATGGCTGCCAAATGGGGCGGTGGGGTTTTGGTTCTTTCTCTAATTGAATCAAATTCTCTGGTTTTGGGTGTTACTCTTTGTGATTAACCAAggcatgataattttttttttctttaactgggTCTCAAAGAGAATGATTGTTCAACTAGCTTACTCTATTTCATATCAATACTGAATTGCTCATACATCTCTAATTCTCtactatattttgattttttgattatGTCAACAAAATAATCCCTATTCAACTTTCTAATTGCATGCCCTTTTATCCAACAATTGTATGGATTGTTGTCCTGATGCTGCCCTAGAAAGTGCATATGTCTATCAGAATCATACAAACTTTGTCTTTGAAGGACCTTCTAAAGAAATGTTCATCCATTATGCATAGATAGAGAAATGCATGTTCACACCACAATCATGCACATTTAAACTCATTGTTGATTGTGTCTTTTAGTagttaaagggtttttttttcattcgcTGATTTACTTCTGTGACTCAGGGATATGTCTGGGTTCTTGATCCAGATCAGGTTCTGAAAAATTGGCCAGTGGAAAAAGTACAGAAagatcaaaagaagaaaaaggagctCCTTGAGGTCAATCCCATCCGAAAACAGGCAAAAATCAAGGACAGGTCACTTATTTTGACAGATTCAGGTGGCTCACATAGAGTTATTCCTTTGAAAGGTTGTGCAATAGAAGCTGTGTCAGCTACAAGCCTCTCATCAAGAAAATGGTAACTGCTGTCTTATGGGATTCTTTTGGTTGGCTACTATTACGCTGTATAGTTTCACATGCTAATTAATCAATTGCCTTCATAATGCTTTTTTGGGGTTGGTTTTGCTATTGACAAGTCAAGGACCAAAGACTTAAGCCTCCTACTTCTATGTGTGTTGATTTTTGCTCAGAATTTCATTTTGGAAAAGAACTTCAGCTTGATAGTTCAGTAATTATTTCTCATTCACAGCTCCATGTAGTGGTGCAACCATGGTTTTCAAACCGAGATTTGAGTCGTGAATTGGAAAGCTTATTTTTGGGATTGTGAATTGCTGATTCAGTAACAAATGAAAATGacatttaaaagataaataatgttataaatatttttttaaataaagtgaGTTTTGATCATTTGCAAAACAAAGTATGCaacaaatcatttatttttttagttcttagTCGGTAAATGACCCCAAAGTCTCAAAATTTAACGTATTGATCATTCTAAAGGCTAAATAACTTATATATCTAAGAGCTATCTTCTAACTATGTAAACTACTAGATCtccaagttttaataaaaaataatggtctcattcttcCCCAATGTTAATATCACCTTTGTCATTCTTGTTGTCTTTGGTACTCTTACTTTCTTTTACTCTTGCCTTTTTTTGtaagatttaatttataattcgtTTCAGTCTCAATTAGAAATATTAATCAAAGAAAATTGCCTTAGCATTTTTATTCTCACTAATTTCactttcattttctattttagCTGACTCATAAAATTCAATGAATAATACTGAATCAAACAGATTATGACTGAATCATAGGATTCATGTACACCTGCGATTCATTTTTTATGTGAATTGAGACGAATCATGAGATTCTAATAACCATGGTTGCAACCATCAGGATTTCCATTGCTCATAAAATGCTGCCAGTGTAATGGTTGGTGCCATTTAAGCAACCACGTATGTTCAGGATGTCAACTTCTTGACTTCACTCATTAGTTTTAACCTGTGTGACCAGGGCCAAaatatttgcttttgaaatcttgctgAAATTCCTTGTAACTCAGCTCAGTAGAATCAAAATTTGCATTTATTTAGTGTTAGCAATATGCATGTTACTTGATTCAGTAAAGAATAGCTCAAGAAGTTATGGTGTCTTTTTCACCCTTTATCTAAGGAGAAACATGACTAGTCTCTATTCCTATCACAGGGCCAAAAGATTTCCAATAAAAGTGGAAAGCAAAACATCGCCAATATATAATGCAAGTAAGACagtttttatatttcttgagACATCCTGGGAGAAGGAGTCATGGTGTAAAGCCCTCCGTCTTGCTTCAAGTGATGACCAAGAAAAACTTAACTGGTTTATCAAGTTAAATGAAGAGTTCCTACGTTATTTGACATCCTTAAATACAGAATACCCTTCATTTATGAAACCCTCTGTTGGTTTCTATGTTGAGCCAATTGATAGGGCCAGTAGGTTTGATGGTTCTGAATCAAAGGTTCGCCTGTTTTGGAAAAAGCTTGCCAAAAAGGCATCAAAGAGTGGTGTAGAAAATAAGGTGAGTTCCTTGTTAGGTCGTGAAGAGAGAAAGATTAATGATAAATATCATCCATCCCATGACCCAGCCTTTTCTGGTAGTGTGGGAAAGAATGATCCAACATTGAAGGCACCTATCACCTCCgaggaagaaaatattttgttacCTTCATCATCAACCAGTTCCCGTGCCTCAAGCCTAAGCCAGCTTCAAGTCATTTCTGATACAGACGCTGATGAAAAGTTAAATGTTGATGAGGGAACACTCTGCTGGAACTTGATTATTTCTCGGCTCTTTTTTGATGCCAAAAGCAATGACAGGATGAAGAGTTTAATGCAAGCGCGGATTCAGGTCAATTATTTCCCAAATTATATTCAATAGCATTTAGTTTTGTCCATTGATGCATGTTAGATTCTGCTGGGTAGATGATGCTTTGCTTGTAGTTTTAATATCTGCAGTGGGTAGCAATTTTGGGGATTGGTCtatctaataatttttattttgatgtaagaGCACTTAAGAATATAGCTTAAATATTGGTTATGATCCACGCTTATCATTCTGCCTTTTAGTGTTCACAAATTCCAAATGCTTGGATTTTTCCTTGCCCTGATTTATACAGTAGATAGAACTCTTGCAATAGGGAATATATCCTGCTTCCATCAGAACTTGTGTACCGTGTTCCATAGGCTAGGAGAAAATTGTTATAACATAATAGGTGTTCTTTGACGAATatgcacatgttttttttttttttttaaatgtactcAGACATTGTTCTTTTCTGATTTTGGATCACAGAGAACTTTGTCCAATATGAGGACCCCCAGTTACATTGGCGAAATCATATGTACTGATCTAAACCTTGGGAATCTCCCGCCTTATATCCATGGTATTAGGGTTCTTCCTACACACATGAATGAGGTATGGGCATGGGAAGTTGATATCGAATATTGTGGCGGGTTAGTGCTAGATATTGAAACAAGACTGGAAGTTCGTGACCTAGATTTGCAGAAAGGTGTGGTGGATACAGACGTGGGATCCAGCTCTGTTAGGGATGCTTCGTCAGACCTTCTGGAAGGTTTTGAAGATCTTGGAAAGCAGTTGAATTTTTCTGAAGGGACTGTTGATTCACAAGAATGGAAGGATGAGGGTAATCCTAAGTCTGGTAAGCATAGAAGATTCTTACTGATTTATATCTGCCTGTTAGTTTGCAAGTTAATGCTTTTGAATATTACAAACTCACATGTACAGAAAAGAAAACCCTATATGATCCAAAAGTTGCATTCAAACTTTCACAGTGATTCAGTTGTCAGATCTTGAAGATGCTGATGGGTGTCCTCAACTTTCATATGTGAAACAAAATACTGGAATGTTGCCTAACTGCTTTTTAACTTTGTAGTTAATTCAGACCACTGTTGTggtaatattatttgaaatgatgttgGCGTGCATGCACATGGGTGGATGCATTCATTCATGCAAACAAGATAGCATAAGATTTCAATGTAAACTAAATCTAGGATCCTGTTCTTTGTCACCTAAAAAGCCCTAAATAAGGTCAAATGTTTTCAAGGTTTTGGTCGCTTCGCATTTCTATGTTCATGCAGGAAATGAGTTGGTGTCTTTCCATTAATGAACATTGCATAAACTCCTTTAAAGAATTGTGTCATTGTATCCAGAAACAAACCTACGAGGATAAGATGGTTATAACTGTTTACCCTAATTAAGATAGGTTCATGACATGCATGGGTCCTGGTCCATGCAATATCATCTTAAATTAGGAAGCAAGGAGGTAGACATGTGTCAGGATGATAAACatgtaaattttctttattcCACTTATTATAACAGTGTTCTCTATTCCACTTATTGCAACAGTCTTAATGGTCAATGCAGATATTCATTGTTATTTTGGACAGGAGGAATTCTTAATTGACTGTTTTAATGGAAATTCACAATAAACAATACCAATTGAGCCTCATCTTTTCTTGCTACAGATAAATTAAAGGACTCAAAGAGTGGCATATCAACATCAACGAATGTATCTAGGTGGAAGTCCCTCCTTAATTCTGTTGCAAAACAGGTTTCACAGGTTTGTATAAAACTTTTTCTGTATATATAGGTTGTTTCTACCTATATGCAAAGATACATATATCCTTATTATATGGTGTTTATCCCTTGAATTAGTTTGAATTCAATTGTGGTATTTGCCTGTAATTCAGTATCTTAGTTATGTTACTATTATCGTCAATTAGGATATTTGTTTCCCacgagtttttttctttaccatCGGTCAGATGAGATCTCGCCACATGATACCTGTTATAGCTGTCTAATAAAAACAGTGTTCAAACAAAGACTTGCTATTTCTGTTCGTTGGCCCCTCAAGCTGGAGGCAAAATCATTTTAGCTAGCATTCTCTTATGTTGTTGTCTTTCTTCATTCCCCATTTGTTGTGCTTGGCATGTCCTATTTTCTCAAAAGGTATATTGGATCTATGATGCTGTCTTCTATTCTTTAGCCTCTATTTCAACATCCTATTTTAAGGGAATCTACTTCCTCTGTTTATAATTTCATCTTAACCATGCGAAATTCATCATTGTAGAACttacaaattgattttcatgGTAAACTATTTCCGTCTTGATTGAAAACATGGAGAAGAAACTAATAAGAGTAATAAAAGATTACTTAGGTTGGTCATATGAGGTGGAGCCATTACAGATGTTGCATTATGGTTTTCGAAAGTGAGTCCTGGCTTTTTCATCAAGTTATATGTATAGAACAACATTGAGGATACTTGCAGAAGTCCCATTAACTCAAAATGAACTTTCTTTTGCCAACTGATTGATTATCGATTGCAGGTGCCGCTCTCTTTGTCAATAAGGTTAGGATCCCTTCGTGGAACAGTGCGATTACATATTAAGCCACCTCCTTCTGATCAGTTATGGTTTGGCTTCACATCCACGCCTGATGTGGAGTTTGATTTGGAGTCTTCTGTTGGGGAACGCAAGATCACTAGTGGGCAAGTAGCGTTATACCTGATCAACAAATTTAAGGTACGGAACTTCCTTGTCGCATAGGACTCTtaactattattttaactttCCTTCAACACATAAGCAGTCAGTCATTACATTGGTCACTATGTTGCTTGACATGATGTCTGCATTGATGAGCATGCAGCTCTAAGCAATTATCTCTCTTCCTCCTTTTGAAATCCATTTTGCagtcaatttcatcttttaaattgcagtagtttctttttttcctaaCCAAAAGAACCTTGACTTAGCCGGAAGTTCTTTTCCTTTCTGAATGGATATTGCAAGTAGTTCCATCATTGCAGTGAATCATATTCTGATTATAATACTCAAAAACTTCCAAGACTATTTATGGAGTGTTAGATGTTTGTGTTTTCTGATGGAGGCATGTTCTTATCACAATTCCTAGTCCCCTGTATTTgccttctttgtttttgttgagtTGGAAAAGTCTAGGACCCTTGCTAGTCATATGTGAGATTAACACCTTGCTTAAACTGCCTTTCAGATGATCAGTTTGTGAATCTCGGAATTGTTGTCAATTGTGATTCTCTATTAGGTTGCTTTTAGCTAGTGTTTGGAATTTTTGGTACTTCTATGGaaataaaatatgatgaatTATAGATGCAAGGTAGGTTCACCCGATGCTCCTTTTAATAATGCAGGCTGCAATCCGGGAGACAATGGTTCTTCCAAATTGTGAAAGCGTGTGCATTCCCTGGATGTTAGCAGAAAAGAATGACTGGGTCCCTCGAAATGTTGCTCCTTTTATATGGATTAATCAAGAAGCCGCTAGCGATAATGCTGCTGCACTTGAACTACTGAACTCCCAACTTGATGCAAAAACCAAGATTGAAGCTGGCAGGGAAACCTCATACAATCATCCAGAAAGCAAGCATCAAAAAACAAGGAATGCTGAAAATGTTCAACCACCATATTCTGATTCTTCAGATGATTTGAGCTCTAACAAGCCATCAATGAAAAATGACAAGTCATCACAAGATCTAACAAGTCCTTTGTTGGCAAACAGTGAAGCGCCAGAAACTGGCCAAAACAGCTCAGGGTATGCCTCGGAAAGTCAATCACCATCTAGGACTCTGATATCTCTGGAAAAACAGACTCGTTCTGTTGAAGAAGACGATTCAAGACCAAAGAAAATGGGAAGGAGGGCGAAGATGCTTGATCTAGGGAAGAAGATGGGGGAGAAATTCGAAGAAAAGAGGCGCAATATTGAAGAAAAGGGCAGGAATATCGTTGACAAGATGCGAGGACCATGAAAATGCCAAAATAAGTAAACTGTTGGGAGAGACAACAAATGGTGGCAAATACTATTTTCTTCATTGAGGAATGAAGGCATCGATCAATTCGCATAGATGGTATCTATTTTTTAGGTTGAGATAAATCCTTCGGTACAGAAATTCATTTACATTTATTTCATGAAGAATAAGATACAGCGAGGAGGCTATAATTGACAACAAAAATAGGTATATATAGAAAGCAACTTAAGGCCTTGAGTTTACATAGATAGGTCTTTGTTGTAAGATTGACATGACTAGTTAAAGTTAACAAAACTCTAAAACATGTGGGATTTCTACTATACATGCACTGTGAATCAAAAGATACTGTGGATCAAAAGACAGTTAACTGTGAACTTCCATAGTTGCTTTTCACGGCTTTTGATTGTTGCTCTGCCTTTTTTAGGCCTAAAGAGAAgatctttctatatttttgCCTTCTACCGCTCTGCTTTTCCTTTAAGGTTTTTTAAGTTATAGGCTTGCAAAGagtttagaaaattattattatactatacTATATATTAAAGCGTATGggaaaaatattgtagatttactTTAGATATTGATACATTGTCCTGTTAATGACACTATAGTTATAGAGTATTTGAATTGCAGATACACTATAGTCATATAATATTTGCACTATGAATGACACTATAGAACCATGTGGAGTGTTTTTTTCCTGTGTTTTTGGTCAAGAATTGTGGTTGGAAGACCTGTTTTCTCTGTTAAAAGCTGTTGGGCCTGACTTGGCAGTTAATCCCAACAATGTTGGGTTTGGCTAATAGGTTAGATCCAAAACACTTCTAAAAAGTGCCTCTTAGAAAGATCCAACaacgttaatttttttaaaattttaaattattttgaattaatttttgacaagccagactaaaaaaattttaaattttaaaattttttcctttacattaaattaatattttttttatgtttttaaattatttctttaaaataatacattgaGATTGTgtcttgaaaatttttaatttttttatttactggaaattaattatttttttatattttggtataattttttaaagagtttttttaaaaaaaaaatattttgagattaTGTTTGATTGGTAAGCGAGAcccaagaaatttaaaattttttatttttttttctttacttcaaattaatatttttaaaaataattttttatatatattttttttaaatattctttttaaaaaaattataagtcaAATCTAAGGCGATACAATCCTGCTTACTCCAAGACCTAATGCTAATGAATCATATTGGACTTCAGGAACCAACTCTAAGGGGTCGAGGGTCATGCCTCATAGcaagacaaaatataattgagcCTTTTACTTACTAGAACCCAATAATGTTGGGTCTTTCCCATGACCCAACACCTAATTGGATCTTGTTGCCACTAGGATCCAACATTTTTGGTCCCTTTTCAACCAAGACCCAACCTTAACTCCCACCACACCATGACCCAACAACGTTGAGACTACTTCCCACCACCAGGACCCAACAGCTTTGGACCTTGATCCCATCGGGATTTGATAACGTTTGACCCTGTATACCAACATGACTCAACGCCAAATTGGGTTCTGTTACCACCATGACCCAACGCTCAATGGGGCCCTGCTGCAACAACGACCCAATGCCTAATTGGACCCTGCTGCCACCATGACCCAACATATTTGAACCTTTTTCAACTAGGACCCAACAGCAAGACCCAACCCTGCCTCCCACCATACCAGGACccaacattaatgaatcctgaTTCACTGGGACCAAACAACGTTGGGCCCCACCTACCACCATGATCCAACGCTCAATTGGGCCCTGCTATCACCAGAACCTAGTATCTTTGGGGCCTCCCTCCCTCTGGGACCCAACAACTTTGGGCCCTGATCGCACAAGTACCTAACAATGTTGGTTGTACTGGGATACTAAGCCCAGCAGCGTTGGGAGGGTCTGTTGCATTTAAAATTTGGGAGTGCATTTGGCCCGAAGTAAACCAATAGAATCGTTGGGTCAACCCAGAACTCGGGTGACCCGACAAAAACCTTTAAaggacttcttttttttcaaatgtgtttttttatcctACCCTAGAcccctctttttttatattttccaatTGGTTACTAActcatttcaaagttcactatataaatactagaagaatgttttatttttttaatgtgagatttgaagcctTTTAGTGTATAAACTCTACGtttacaaaacaaaagttatgtTTTGTAAATGTGGGATAATAaacctttttggtttaaataatcttttaaacttaataTCTTACAACATGCATAGCCTATATCCAtatgaattgtttcttaattttttcatataaaatatcaaaacatcaaatatttttttgaaaattttccagGTGACTCAGGCCTTGGCCGGGTCTATTTCATTCAAAATCCAGCTTGCAATTGACCAAAAGTAAATCGACCGACTCGTTGGGTCAACCTGAAACTCAAATGACCCGATAAAAACTCAATAgagacctttttttaaaaaaaatatgtttcagTTGGTTACTAACTCATTTCaaagttcattatataaatactagaagaatattttatttttgtaatgtgggatttgaaaccctttagtgTACATGCTCTatatttacacaaaaaaaaaaatatatttttttaatgggggATAATAaacctttttggtttaaatacttcaacttaatagaataagataatatcttttcaatataagataaaaagtcttttgaaataatctttaaaacttaattatttacaaCATTTATAGCATATATCTAcgtgaattgtttttttttttcttttaatttttttcatctaaaatattaaaaactcaaatattttttttaattttccaagtTGACCCGAGTCAAACTATATAACCCAGGACCCGACCCATTTATCGGGTCACGCTCCAAGCTGGGTTTGAAAACTATGATTgccataaaaatataactttaaaaaatacaattgaaaaaacataaagtgaCGTgactggttaaaaaaataaaaaaataaacaaaacctcctctcttttgttttgtttaggagcttctttta
This DNA window, taken from Populus alba chromosome 17, ASM523922v2, whole genome shotgun sequence, encodes the following:
- the LOC118048509 gene encoding uncharacterized protein, with the translated sequence MWPVVVIFAGGFLSGLLALVALQALGVYVLIKRLNRKTQQQQASHSSSSPPHHQDLDPQQSLDYAHNKKGYVWVLDPDQVLKNWPVEKVQKDQKKKKELLEVNPIRKQAKIKDRSLILTDSGGSHRVIPLKGCAIEAVSATSLSSRKWAKRFPIKVESKTSPIYNASKTVFIFLETSWEKESWCKALRLASSDDQEKLNWFIKLNEEFLRYLTSLNTEYPSFMKPSVGFYVEPIDRASRFDGSESKVRLFWKKLAKKASKSGVENKVSSLLGREERKINDKYHPSHDPAFSGSVGKNDPTLKAPITSEEENILLPSSSTSSRASSLSQLQVISDTDADEKLNVDEGTLCWNLIISRLFFDAKSNDRMKSLMQARIQRTLSNMRTPSYIGEIICTDLNLGNLPPYIHGIRVLPTHMNEVWAWEVDIEYCGGLVLDIETRLEVRDLDLQKGVVDTDVGSSSVRDASSDLLEGFEDLGKQLNFSEGTVDSQEWKDEGNPKSDKLKDSKSGISTSTNVSRWKSLLNSVAKQVSQVPLSLSIRLGSLRGTVRLHIKPPPSDQLWFGFTSTPDVEFDLESSVGERKITSGQVALYLINKFKAAIRETMVLPNCESVCIPWMLAEKNDWVPRNVAPFIWINQEAASDNAAALELLNSQLDAKTKIEAGRETSYNHPESKHQKTRNAENVQPPYSDSSDDLSSNKPSMKNDKSSQDLTSPLLANSEAPETGQNSSGYASESQSPSRTLISLEKQTRSVEEDDSRPKKMGRRAKMLDLGKKMGEKFEEKRRNIEEKGRNIVDKMRGP